Proteins found in one Megachile rotundata isolate GNS110a chromosome 14, iyMegRotu1, whole genome shotgun sequence genomic segment:
- the LOC100878693 gene encoding V-type proton ATPase catalytic subunit A: protein MTSRGMPKISNEERETKFGYVYAVSGPVVTAEKMSGSAMYELVRVGYYELVGEIIRLEGDMATIQVYEETSGVTVGDPVLRTGKPLSVELGPGILGSIFDGIQRPLKDINELTSSIYIPKGINVPALSRTASWEFNPSNIKNGSHITGGDLFGIVYENTLVKHKMILPPKSKGTVTYVAPAGNYTVNDIVLETEFDGERHKYTMLQVWPVRQPRPVTEKLPANHPLLTGQRVLDSLFPCVQGGTTAIPGAFGCGKTVISQALSKYSNSDVIIYVGCGERGNEMSEVLRDFPELTVEIDGVTESIMKRTALVANTSNMPVAAREASIYTGITLSEYFRDMGYNVSMMADSTSRWAEALREISGRLAEMPADSGYPAYLGARLASFYERAGRVKCLGNPDREGSVSIVGAVSPPGGDFSDPVTSATLGIVQVFWGLDKKLAQRKHFPSINWLISYSKYLRALDDFYDKNFQEFVPLRTKVKEILQEEEDLSEIVQLVGKASLAETDKITLEVAKLLKDDFLQQNSYSPYDRFCPFYKTVGMLRNMIAFYDMARHAVESTAQSDNKITWNVIRDSMGNILYQLSSMKFKDPVKDGEAKIRADFDQLHEDIQQAFRNLED, encoded by the exons ATGACGAGTCGTGGGATGCCAAAAATTAGTAATGAAGAGAGGGAGACCAAATTTGGCTATGTTTATGCAGTATCTGGTCCTG TTGTTACTGCAGAGAAAATGTCAGGATCAGCTATGTATGAATTGGTAAGAGTAGGATATTATGAACTGGTAGGAGAAATTATTCGTTTGGAAGGTGATATGGCTACCATTCAG GTATATGAAGAAACTAGCGGTGTGACTGTAGGAGATCCTGTCTTACGTACTGGAAAACCATTGTCTGTAGAACTTGGACCTGGTATCCTTGGCAGTATCTTTGATGGTATTCAGCGGCCATTGAAGGATATCAATGAGCTTACAAGCTCAATTTATATCCCAAAGGGTATCAATGTACCAGCATTATCAAGAACCGCTAGCTGGGAATTTAATCCATCCAATATCAAAAATGGTAGCCACATTACTGGTGGAGATTTATTTGGCATAGTTTATGAAAATACATTAGTCAAACACAAGATGATTTTACCTCCAAAGAGTAAAGGAACTGTTACTTATGTAGCACCTGCTGGAAACTATACAGTTAAT GACATTGTTTTGGAGACAGAATTTGATGGTGAGAGACATAAATATACCATGCTTCAG GTATGGCCAGTCCGTCAACCTCGTCCAGTTACTGAAAAATTACCAGCTAATCATCCTTTACTTACTGGCCAACGAGTATTGGACTCTCTTTTCCC atgTGTACAAGGTGGAACAACTGCTATCCCAGGAGCTTTCGGTTGTGGTAAAACTGTCATCTCGCAAGCTTTATCGAAGTATTCGAACTCCGATGTTATTATTTACGTTGGTTGCGGAGAGCGTGGTAACGAAATGTCTGAAGTACTTCGTGACTTCCCTGAGCTTACTGTAGAAATTGACGGTGTCACCGAGTCTATCATGAAACGTACTGCTTTGGTTGCTAACACTTCAAATATGCCTGTAGCTGCTCGTGAAGCATCTATTTACACCG GTATCACATTGTCAGAATACTTCAGAGACATGGGTTACAATGTATCTATGATGGCAGATTCAACATCTCGTTGGGCAGAAGCTCTTCGTGAAATTTCTGGTCGATTAGCTGAAATGCCTGCCGATTCTGGTTATCCTGCTTATCTCGGTGCACGACTTGCCAGCTTTTATGAACGTGCAGGAAG AGTAAAATGTTTAGGTAATCCTGATCGTGAAGGTTCCGTTAGTATAGTTGGTGCTGTATCACCTCCAGGTGGTGATTTCTCTGATCCCGTTACTAGTGCAACTCTTGGTATTGTGCAG GTATTCTGGGGTCTTGATAAGAAACTTGCGCAGCGTAAACACTTCCCGTCTATTAATTGGCTTATATCGTACAGTAAATATCTGCGAGCTTTAGATGacttttatgataaaaatttccaagaatTTGTTCCTTTGAGAACCAAAGTTAAAGAGATCttgcaagaagaagaagatctaTCAGAAATTGTACAGCTAGTTGGTAAAGCTTCCCttgctgaaacagataaaattacGCTGGAAGTTGCCAAACTTCTGAAAGATGACTTCTTACAGCAAAACAG CTACTCACCATACGATCGTTTCTGCCCATTCTACAAAACTGTGGGAATGTTGAGAAATATGATCGCATTTTATGATATGGCAAGGCATGCAGTGGAATCTACGGCGCAATcagataataaaataacatgGAACGTTATTAGAGATAGCATGGGTAATATTCTCTATCAGTTGAGTTCCATGAAGTTTAAG GATCCAGTGAAAGATGGCGAAGCAAAGATTAGAGCTGATTTCGATCAGTTGCACGAGGATATTCAACAagcatttagaaatctagaagatTAA
- the LOC100882429 gene encoding 5'-deoxynucleotidase HDDC2 isoform X1, whose amino-acid sequence MDITNLQEFMELLGRLKHMKRTGWVIRNIPDPETIAGHMYRMAMLSFLVDNEENLDKVKIMQMALIHDLAECIVGDITPHCGIPPDEKHRLEDEAMEDICKLLGNKGPMILEMFREYEKQESAEAKYVKDLDRLDLIMQAFEYEKREKIPGQLEEFFVATNGKIRHPFINKVATEIAARREAFQTVSTSSK is encoded by the exons atggatATAACAAATCTGCAAGAATTCATGGAATTGCTTGGTCGATTGAAG CATATGAAAAGGACAGGATGGGTGATCAGAAATATTCCTGATCCAGAAACAATCGCTGGTCACATGTACAGAATGGCCATGCTTTCGTTCTTAGTGGATAACGAAGAAAATTTAGACAAAGTCAA AATCATGCAGATGGCTTTAATTCATGACTTAGCAGAGTGTATTGTGGGAGATATAACACCTCATTGTGGTATACCACCTGATGAGAAACACAGGCTAGAAGATGAGGCTATGGAAGACATTTGTAAACTGTTAGGAAACAAAGGTCCTATGATATTAGAAATGTTTCGT GAATATGAAAAACAGGAATCCGCAGAGGCAAAATATGTTAAAGATTTGGATAGATTAGACCTGATCATGCAGGCATTTGAATatgaaaagagagagaaaattcCTGGACAGCTAGAGGAATTTTTTGTTGCAACTAATGGAAAAATTAGACATCCTTTTATCAATAAAGTAGCTACTGAAATTGCTGCGAGGAGAGAAGCTTTTCAGACTGTCTCAACTagttcaaaatga
- the LOC100882429 gene encoding 5'-deoxynucleotidase HDDC2 isoform X2 — protein MKRTGWVIRNIPDPETIAGHMYRMAMLSFLVDNEENLDKVKIMQMALIHDLAECIVGDITPHCGIPPDEKHRLEDEAMEDICKLLGNKGPMILEMFREYEKQESAEAKYVKDLDRLDLIMQAFEYEKREKIPGQLEEFFVATNGKIRHPFINKVATEIAARREAFQTVSTSSK, from the exons ATGAAAAGGACAGGATGGGTGATCAGAAATATTCCTGATCCAGAAACAATCGCTGGTCACATGTACAGAATGGCCATGCTTTCGTTCTTAGTGGATAACGAAGAAAATTTAGACAAAGTCAA AATCATGCAGATGGCTTTAATTCATGACTTAGCAGAGTGTATTGTGGGAGATATAACACCTCATTGTGGTATACCACCTGATGAGAAACACAGGCTAGAAGATGAGGCTATGGAAGACATTTGTAAACTGTTAGGAAACAAAGGTCCTATGATATTAGAAATGTTTCGT GAATATGAAAAACAGGAATCCGCAGAGGCAAAATATGTTAAAGATTTGGATAGATTAGACCTGATCATGCAGGCATTTGAATatgaaaagagagagaaaattcCTGGACAGCTAGAGGAATTTTTTGTTGCAACTAATGGAAAAATTAGACATCCTTTTATCAATAAAGTAGCTACTGAAATTGCTGCGAGGAGAGAAGCTTTTCAGACTGTCTCAACTagttcaaaatga